The following coding sequences lie in one Megachile rotundata isolate GNS110a unplaced genomic scaffold, iyMegRotu1 scaffold0049, whole genome shotgun sequence genomic window:
- the LOC143266130 gene encoding uncharacterized protein LOC143266130, whose product MEIFNGKRKNTFIYVYEGYSYNADTKNPNIYRCCARQTHKCTATLLQRNEQFFIQKPHTHPNNPQCAEVLKLKSMILKECKENPCINNKDIFDNICRLNPDAAAYISYNSMKSIMSREKAKSRPPLPKTVQSAHEMLENYDVLKDIYQGCTISTENKYALIFSNSALLSALESAKEIYMDGTFSVVPQIPAFQQLYTVHIRYNDTGIATIFALCECRTLSMYKAIWTKIASLAPGLQHNLKTVMCDYEKASMEAIRIQFPAVTIHGCWFHFNQALLRKWRKLGLRCTEKKVLSMAMTMPLAPPDMFPQALNEIQLVADRSAATFPNVLQFMVYLRSVWLPIASKVSVYGSAVRTNNIVESFHNTLSQRFQTTRPNLWIFLDNLSKLIKDETINYERLIKNLKITRIRTRVNREKNAKIRLAQENLVSGILPLEQFLNMFDRDYEQQRYMDNFLPRDCDENNAIDETFSIENRLPRHIQPNEDPVQIESTSVNDIDNDDDVLTISLDSINTCTESEGICTYNSVEVLGTDLFIIHGSDESEPPLHLQNGDKKKQWEVVLQLPLTKPPVSAQRIYKNYV is encoded by the exons atggaaatttttaatggGAAGAGAAAAAATACATTCATATATGTTTATGAAGGATATTCTTATAACGCGGATACCAAGAATCCCAATATTTATCGCTGTTGTGCGCGCCAAACCCACAAGTGTACAGCTACACTCCTTCAaagaaatgaacaattttttatccaAAAACCACACACTCACCCTAATAATCCACAATGTGCagaagtattaaaattaaagtcgATGATATTAAAGGAATGCAAAGAAAATCcttgtataaataataaggacATTTTTGATAATATTTGCCGTCTAAACCCTGACGCAGCAGCGTATATTTCATATAATAGTATGAAATCTATTATGTCGAGGGAAAAGGCGAAATCTCGACCACCGCTTCCAAAAACTGTACAAAGTGCGCATGAAATGCTTGAAAATTACGATGTGTTAAAAGACATTTATCAAGGATGTACAATATCAACTGAAAATAAGTACGCTCTGATCTTTTCAAACAGCGCATTACTAAGTGCATTAGAAAGTGCCAAAGAAATTTACATGGATGGTACCTTTTCT GTTGTGCCACAAATTCCTGCTTTCCAACAGTTGTATACTGTACATATACGCTATAACGACACG GGAATAGCTACAATATTTGCCTTATGCGAATGTCGAACGTTATCTATGTACAAAGccatatggacaaaaatagcaTCTCTTGCTCCAGGATTACAACACAATTTAAAGACTGTAATGTGTGATTATGAAAAAGCGTCAATGGAAGCGATACGAATACAATTCCCTGCAGTCACCATACATGGCTGCTGGTTCCACTTTAATCAG GCTCTATTAAGAAAGTGGAGAAAATTAGGATTACGATGTACAGAAAAAAAGGTTCTCTCAATGGCGATGACTATGCCCCTCGCTCCACCCGATATGTTTCCACAAGCATTGAATGAAATACAGTTAGTCGCTGATCGGTCCGCTGCCACTTTCCCAAATGTGCTTCAATTTATGGTGTATCTACGCAGTGTGTGGTTACCAATTGCTTCGAAGGTCAGCGTATATGGCTCTGCAGTGAGGACTAACAATATTGTTGAATCCTTCCATAATACTCTGTCGCAACGATTCCAAACAACGCGaccaaatttatggattttcttAG ATAATTTATCAAAACTAATTAAAGATGAAACTATTAATTACGAAcgtttgataaaaaatttaaaaattactcgaATCCGTACTCGAGTGAATAGAGAGAAGAATGCCAAAATTAGATTGGCACAAGAGAATTTAGTCTCTGGGATTTTACCGTtggaacaatttttaaacatgttCGATAGAGACTATGAGCAACAGCGATATATGGACAATTTCTTACCAAGAG ACTGCGATGAAAATAATGCGATCGATGAAACGTTTAGTATAG AGAATAGATTGCCTCGTCACATCCAACCCAATGAAGACCCTGTTCAAATAGAGAGCACATCGGTCAATGATATCGATAACGATG ATGATGTTCTAACAATATCATTGGATAGTATTAACACGTGTACAGAAAGTGAaggaatatgtacatataattctGTAGAAG TGTTAGGAACTGACCTTTTCATAATACATGGTTCTGATGAAAGTGAGCCTCCTCTGCACTTACAAAATGGTGACAAAAAAAAACAATGGGAG GTGGTGCTCCAACTTCCATTGACAAAACCACCAGTATCTGCACAAAGGATTTACAAAAATTACGTATAA
- the LOC105664073 gene encoding uncharacterized protein LOC105664073, with the protein MEILRGKRKNSFVCIYEGYSYSKDSKNPKIYRCSCRQTQQCTGTVVQRNEQFFIQKPHTHPNNPQCAEVLKLKSMMLKECKENPYINNKDIFDNICRLNPDAAAYISYNSMKSIMSREKAKSRPPLPKTVQSAHEMLENYDVLKDIYQGCTISTENKYALIFSNSALLSALESAKEIYMDGTFSVVPQIPAFQQLYTVHIRYNDTGIATIFALCECRTLSMYKAIWTKIASLAPGLQHNLKTVMCDYEKASMEAIRIQFPAVTIHGCWFHFNQALLRKWKKLGLEGAQDEILSMAMTMPLAPPDMFPQALNEIQLVAERSAATFPNVLQFMEYLQKVWLPIATKVSVYGSAVRTNNLVESFHSAVIRKLKIVHPNFWLFIDNLTKLIADQETNYKRLLNNEKIRSIRRRTNMAKNNKIRTAQDNLMSGILPLDQFLRLFSKDHKQEQYESNLMLTENICTVSSDEHNELLPEITFFAEEEFTAFVKKPYKNQETQTTSPFNTDDCSGITLAKNNVSTQNMHGIITNIKNEDCQKREKKEVHSSNMSPQIILENICTANKKSMRTNTRNFKEYEKYMKIKK; encoded by the exons atggagATTTTAAGAGGCAAGCGAAAAAATAGTTTTGTATGCATTTACGAAGGGTATTCTTATAGTAAAGATTCTAAAAACCCTAAAATTTATCGCTGCTCTTGTCGTCAGACTCAACAGTGTACAGGAACAGTGGTTCAaagaaatgaacaattttttatccaAAAACCACACACTCACCCTAATAATCCACAATGTGCagaagtattaaaattaaagtcgATGATGTTAAAGGAATGCAAAGAAAATccttatataaataataaggacaTTTTTGATAATATTTGCCGTCTAAACCCTGACGCAGCAGCGTATATTTCATATAATAGTATGAAATCTATTATGTCGAGGGAAAAGGCGAAATCTCGACCACCGCTTCCAAAAACTGTACAAAGTGCGCATGAAATGCTTGAAAATTACGATGTGTTAAAAGACATTTATCAAGGATGTACAATATCAACTGAAAATAAGTACGCTCTGATCTTTTCAAACAGCGCATTACTAAGTGCATTAGAAAGTGCCAAAGAAATTTACATGGATGGTACCTTTTCT GTTGTGCCACAAATTCCTGCTTTCCAACAGTTGTATACTGTACATATACGCTATAACGACACG GGAATAGCTACAATATTTGCCTTATGCGAATGTCGAACGTTATCTATGTACAAAGccatatggacaaaaatagcaTCTCTTGCTCCAGGATTACAACACAATTTAAAGACTGTAATGTGTGATTATGAAAAAGCGTCAATGGAAGCGATACGAATACAATTCCCTGCAGTCACCATACATGGCTGCTGGTTCCACTTTAATCAG GCTCTATTAAGAAAGTGGAAAAAGTTAGGATTAGAAGGAGCGCAAGACGAGATTCTCTCAATGGCGATGACTATGCCCCTCGCTCCACCCGATATGTTTCCACAAGCATTGAATGAAATACAGTTAGTTGCTGAGCGATCCGCTGCCACCTTCCCAAATGTGCTTCAATTTATGGAGTATCTACAGAAAGTGTGGCTACCTATTGCTACAAAAGTCAGTGTATATGGCTCTGCAGTGAGGACTAACAACTTGGTAGAATCTTTTCACAGTGCTGTAATCAGGAAATTAAAGATTGTTCATCCAAATTTCTGGTTATTCATag ataatttaacaaaactaATTGCGGATCaagaaacaaattataaaagattattgaataatgaaaaaataaggAGTATACGAAGACGCACAAATATGGCAAAGAATAACAAAATAAGAACGGCACAAGATAATTTAATGTCTGGAATACTGCCATTAGATCAATTTTTACGTTTATTTAGCAAAGACCATAAACAAGAACAATATGAAAGTAATTTAATGTTAACAG aaAATATATGTACTGTGTCCAGTGACGAACATAATGAACTTCTTCCAGAAATAACATTCTTTGCAG AAGAGGAATTCACTGCATTTGTTAAGAAACCCTACAAAAACCAAGAAACACAAACTACATCCCCTTTTAATACAGATG ATTGTAGTGGCATAACATTGGCTAAAAATAATGTATCTACCCAAAACATGCACggaataattacaaatataaaga ATGAGGATTGccagaaaagagaaaaaaaagaagttcATAGTAGTAACATGAGCCCgcaaattattttagaaaatatatgtACAGCGAATAAAAAAAGTATGCGTACCAACACGCGCAATTTCAAAGAGtacgaaaaatatatgaaaataaagaagtag